Within the Trachemys scripta elegans isolate TJP31775 chromosome 4, CAS_Tse_1.0, whole genome shotgun sequence genome, the region AGGCTGAGCCCCACCcacttaaagggccagctcacccCGTGACACCCTCTCTGCTGATTTGATGggggagctggttggaaatttttctttgacacattttttttccaaaggaaaatgctgttttcattgaAAGCCAAACTTCTGGAAGATGGAtccatttcaatgaaaatttccaggcacaaaaaaaaaattgcaaaatgaaaagctttcatttcagaatttcaaaacaaaatcccccaaatccaaaatgaaattcaaaacttttccaaaataaaaaaaaaattgggggaaattctgtttcatgggaaatttggAAAATATTAGGGTTTGTTacagaatgaaaagaaatttCAACaggtcaaaatttcccatgaaccagaaattccaagtttcagccagctctgttTTATTGTGTCTCTTGTGACTTTGGTGACCTTCTTAAAGCCTgtgttcctggagtcatgttattatgTGAGAATCacgctttcctttttaaaagtgaGATTTGGGACCCTTGTGGTTGAGGAGAAGCAGCTTGAAAACATGCCACCTTTCCCCCCAAAGTTctcaaaaagcagaagacaaAGTAAAGCAGCATTTAGCTGATGATTACtaagccaatcttgtgatttttgtaCCTGGCTCTCGCTTTTCGAACGGCCGGGATTGGCAACATGGCTTCGTTGGACAGCAGTAGCTTTCAGCTACATTTGGCCTGCTCTAATTGTCTCAGCTTCACCACTGGAGGCACCGAAGAGTCCTCTGCGTATCTGACACAGTTTGCAGTTTCTGCTAACTGGTCTCAGGATTGGGATTGCTGGGGAAGGGGGCTTTGGGCCAAAACTGAGGGGTTGTGACATTGTCTGATTAAAATGTAATTATGCAAGCTATTATgtctaccactgttatataattggaacgaatcttatacaaagtgtaacacatggccagaaaatgttaagcagcttgcaggctaaCTAACCCAAAGTGACCTTTAAAGACATGCTAGAAAGGTATGCGAATGGAAATTAGGACCATTCATGctaaataggctagaactttgaaatgcaaacctatattgttagaagtgATCCTAATTGTGTGTATCTTTCATtctagccatgtaaacagacagttcctgtctgtcactatagctatGCACACGCTAAATAAATCACGATAGCtactaattcagagatcaaaagggaatattaacatttagatgaatcttgggtaaaataatgtcattgtctatatgtctcttgaAGTTTGTAATAGACTGTCCAATGaataaattgccctatgttaatttgtgtaactattTACTGTTGGtgtttagaaagcaaaaggttacatcaaaagcctattatTTAACCAGGACTGTGTGGTCAAGTGGATGCTAGAACACTGTATAAGAAGATcgttgggtcctgatcctgttcatctcagatctgcttaaggtTTCATGCAGGGAAAAACTAAGCCACACAGATTGAGATCCCAGTTCCAACTGGATCGCCCGGAAATATAAAcactggactataacctatgaactatttctgaaagatctctttgcaactacaaagctcaccatcgctgctatgaatctgaatcttaagaattgaactcatgtctgtatgtatattgatcttttaaccctactctctctctcttttgttttttaataaattttagtttagttattaAGAATTgtctgtagcgtgtatttgggtaaggtCTGGAATATTCCTGGGAGgtgatgtgtccgatcctttggggttggtagcacctttttttttttatatgatgaaataaaattttcagaaatcatcatatttgacttgggtacctggatggaggcctgaggttggatcactttaagggaactgtgttgtttggacttctgagtaaccggTAAGgcaataaagaagctgttttatgctggcttcgtgaatctaagtattgaaatatTCACTAgcttttgggggattgtctgccccattctttgcagttctccctaattgagtgaccacagctggcccccactgggaccccagtcacaggggcattggcagagctgtgtgcatgGGGATCCCAGCACTGGAattgcaggggggctgcaggtcaggattgagggacaTCAGCAGAGTTGTGCCTATGAGGCCCCCAGCATTGGGATAGCAGGGCAACTGCAGCTTGGGACGGGGATGCATTAGCTTAGCTTTGATAGAAGGAAACCAAGTCATTTGGACCCCAGTCAGAGGGTGCTTTCCTGCCATTATTTGTGGGTTGGGATTGGACACCTGTGAGCAGTCTCTGAAAAGTCTGGCAAAAGCCGGGGGCGAGGCGGTGTGTGGATCCACTTGCAGATGAACTTTTGTTTTGCAGAGAACCCCAGTGGTGGGTGTTGATGCTGCTTGCGGTCAGTATCCTAAGACAATGCCACAGCTGTGATTGGCGGGAACACACTGACAGGCTGTAGGCAAATCCCACGGAGCAGAATGAGAGATCTACgggcaccccctcacacacccacgCAGACACGCCTgaacacaaacaaaaggcaaGCTCTGGCCATGTGCATTTCCACACGAAGACCCAGACATGCTTCTCTCCACGTGAGCTAGACAGAATGGCTGTGTTCACACACAGAAACACGCACACAGGCCGACTGACACAGAGGGGACACACAGAGGGGACACACAGGCCGAtatgcatgcatacacacaggCCGGCACACCGGGAGAAGCAGTTCACATGCATCCCATTGGGGAGAGTGTCTTACAGGTCCTCTGTTGTGCCAATCTGTGAAAAGCCTGAATTGTCACAGCTCCCGGATAAGGAGATTTGGTTCTTTTGCTCAGGCTTGAGCAGCCCATGATTTTAGCTCTGGAGGCCCCAGGTTTAACATCACATGTGGGCAGCcgtcactcacacacacacacatgctgaccTACATGCTACAGCACTCGTGTGCATGTGTGCCCTCAGACACAGACATGAAGGCACAAGCTCACAGATGCACAAACATGCATAGGCAAATTCCTTCACACTGCTACAGAGATGAGATCGTTCACGCGTACACTAACACACAGGTACACCAACATACATGTATGCCAACATGCATGGACAGACACACCCACATGTATACCAACATACATGTACACCAACATACATGCCTGGACACACGCAAACAGAAGCAGATACCAACACACATGCACATCGACACATAGAAGCAAACACTAACACATATGTACACCAACATGcatggacagacacacacagagaagcaGACACCAACACACATATACATCAACACGCATGCACACCAACATACATGCACATAGACATACAGAAGCAGACACCAACATACATGTACACCAACATACTTGCACACACAGTAGACACCCACACATGGACACATTGCCTgctcagaacacacacacacacattgacaTTCATGTGCCCACAAATACCTCATTTACTGCACAGACTAGGGGTTCCCTCGGGAGCATTGTGCCTCTGCAGGCTGATTCTGTCCCTTTCCCACCGCGAGGGAAAGTCGCTTCTTCTCTGTCCCAAGGAGTCTCCAGCAGGTCTGGACAAGCAACTGGTTCTGGTCAGAAAAATGGCCCAGGATCTGGCTTCTCCTGGGAGTACACCAGTGTCTCTGCCCACAATCCCATCCCAGTCTGCACACGCTCCCAACCCCTGAGCAGCTTAGGGGCACTTTAACCCACACATGTTTTGGGGGTCGATTGACCAGGTAGGGCCTtctgctctttccctctccccccccaatctccctccccaTCTTGCCACTAGGCCTCCACATCTGGTTTTCATTTAGCAGCTCCACCCAACAGCAGCTCCTGAACAGCTGTTCGCTCCGGTTGTAAATTCATGGAGCCGTCTGGCTTTGCAGGGATGTGGCAGGAGAGATTAAACAGTGGTGACACACACATACCCCCACCCAGCTGTCTCCTTCCCCTTgtgtctcctccccaccctttctTCCCACTCTGTGTCCATTAtcccccatctctgctccccaccccaacatagCCCCCTCCACcatctctgctccccactcccctctggtctcttcccccctccctaccTCCTTTAATCCCTTTccacctctctctcctctccctccccctagcCTTTGATCACACACACCTAACCAGGATCTCCATTAACTTTTCCCCAGGGCAGTTACTGAGCTCACCTGACAAGAGGCATTTAGTCAAGGCCCATTTATTCATCATACACAACAACTGCCCCTTGCATCGGCATGACAAGAGGTGGCCCCCGTCTCAGCAGTGACCCCATAGTCCGAGCCAGACCCCATTGTTCAGAGTTCTGATGGGGCAGCCCTTGCAGGGTTCAGAATCCCAGAGACACCCCCACAAGCTGTGAGGCTGCTCCCAGGTCAGCCCAGAACAATATTTGGCCTGGAGATCTCGCCAGGGGATTGTGGCCTCTCTTCTGTCACCAGATGTCCACTTGGAAATACAGGTTGCTTGTGTGCTCTGGGGTCTTCCAAACTGTGGAAGCTGTGTCCCAAAGGAGAAAAGGCTGGGGATGACCTGTTTTTACCCAGGTTCTAGTTCAAATGGAGCTGCCCACCGTCCCTGGGACACCTTCTCCAGTCTCAGTGGATCCGTAGCGAGCCAAGAGTCTTCACCACTCCCCAAGGGCTGGCTCAGGTCAGGGACTGCTCTTATTTGCCCAGAGTCCCTCCAGAGCCCTTATGGGTGAAGAGGGATGTGGCCACAGCACATCAGCCCCAGGCCTTATTCTAGCACGGTCCTGAGAGGCCGGGTGGGTGGGGTAGGGAGGCCCAACAAATCCACAGCATCCTACGGGAGCGGCTACAACCTTGGAGCTTTCCTGTTGCTGTTCCACCTCCTGCTCCTCGGCAATCATTGGTCACTAGCCGACCTGGCCCTTCCGTCCACTTCCCTGGCCCTTCAGCCCCTCACCCGGAAAAGGGACACGTGGCCAGTGACCCACTGGCCCCTCCCCTGTCACACCCCAGACTGAATAGCAAAACTGCCCACCCCTCGCTCCCCACAATGCTCTTCTTACACAGCTTCTCCCATAGTCCATCGGACTCAGGGCATGGGCAGTGAGTAGAGCAGTGCCTGGGGACACTGGCAACCTGGGTGCTATTCCTGCGTCTGGCCTGTTAGGTGATTCTGGGAAAGACACGTCCTTGtgaggtgcctcagtttccccacctggtaGTAACCTACTTTGGGAAGCACTTTGCGATCTGCTGATGAGAAGGGCCAAGTATTATTATCAGGGATTGGTTAACAAGCAAGAgcaatatatatctatatagcccccccaccccgcaatcAAACCAAAGCCCCTCCTTCCGGGAGACAGGCTATGGGAGGGCAGTTCCCTGCATGCTCATCCTCTGAGCTGCTTTGGAGTTGTGGCTAAGGCTATCTGAGCAGAGGGAAGAAGGCGAAATGTGAGCTGTGACCCCTGTTAACCTCCTCacagtctttttttttccatgtgggTGAAGGCGAGCAGGTGAATAAACACAGGACCATGAGGGAGCAGCAGCTTGGATTTCAAAATCGGGGGGGGACCCTCatgccccccatcccctctttTTCCTCCATTGTGAGatgatttcctcctcctctcacatCATGGCTGAAGTGGGACACATACGCctccgccccacacacacacagacagagccTGGCGTGGCTCTGGGGCCCACACTCACCCCCAGATGAAACAAGCCCAGCAGGGGatcctgggtgggtgggtgatgtaaaggaggaggggctgggtgaGGGGAGGGTGGCTCTCAGTAAAGGCAATGTATGGGGGAAAGGGGGCGATCCCACAGCTAACAGCTTCCCCACTGGCCCCACCCAGCTGGGGGAAGAATTGCTTCCAACACCTTGTGGGTCTGGGTATTGACCGAGGCATTAAGAGAGAGCgggaggagggcagggatgggggtgggggttgtagactcttcctcctccccctcaccccaccacagCAGACAAAGGGTAGAGTGAATTATCAGGGGGACAGGAGCCAGTGTCTCAGGCAGCCAACCTTTCCCTCCAGCCATGAGACACTGTGCAGATTAGGCTAACTCTAGAGCCGGGAGGGTGGGCTATGTACATTAGGGGCTGGTTATTTGGGGGGGTCTTCCAGCCCCCAACACCACAAAACTAGCGCCATACCCCCAGTGCCCAGCCAGTGACCAGGGCTGGCCCTGCGGGGGAAGGCGgtgtgcgggggggggaagggacggGGATGCAGAAATGCagaaacccttcatccctggggCTGTCTGCCTCCAGGTCATGAGCCCTTtagcgcaggggttctcaacctttttctttctgtggctCCCCTAaggtgctataaaaactccacggcccataTGTGCCGcagctgtttttctgcattaGGGGGTAGCGAGCAGGGCAATGGCCCAGGGCCTCAggccacagggggccctgcgaAGCTAAGCTGCTCTTGAGGCCCGATTGGCAGGGCTCGGgccagtggggctttggctttctgccctgggccccagtgagtctaatgctggccctgcttggcggaccccctgaaacctgcagCCCTGGTTAAGATCTGCTgctttaggatatgtctacactgcagctggggagaCAGACAAGGCTAGGTGAGTGGCCATTGCCGAGTGGATGGCGGCCTGGGTAGCCACCCAGGCACAAGCCTACCAGAGCTCTGGGATCCATCCTTGGGTGGGTAGGTCTGGGAGGCTTCTCCCAGccgcagtgtagacgtgcccctAGCGGACAGTCCGTGCCTGGAAGGGTTAAGCTGAGCTTCTGCAGGGTAGCCACAGGCCTTGGGAATGCTTTATCTGCACAAGGCCTGTGACAAGGGAGAAGCAATTCCAAGAGAGAGctggagaaagagaaggagaaatggAAGAGAGGGTGAAGGGTGAAAGAGGGAGACAGtgatggagagagaaaagaaagtatGAAAGAAGGAGTGAGAGAAGCAATGAAAGACAGAGTGACAGCAGAGGAGGACTCACTCTACCTGATGTCCCCAGAGGTGGGTCCATGTCATCCCCCTTCTCTTAGCCTCGGAGCAGAGTTTCCTGCCTGCCTGGACCCAGTTtctcctgtggcagctccccaccctttccctgcagGTTCTGACTGTGGCTGGAGGAGTAGCTGGCTGACTTGTCCTTGCTGGACCCCggccagcgccccctgctgcagCACAGGACAGCGGCACAGGCCTGCCGGAAGCGAGGGTCAAAGAAGGCATAGAGGAAGGGGTTGAGGCAGCTGTTGATGTAGGCCACACAGGTGCAGTAGGGGTGCAAGTTATTGAGGAAGGCATGGAAGCCGCAGGACCAGGGCATCACCTCCAGGTCCATCAGCACATAGATGGTCTTCACCAGGTGGTAGGGTAGCCAACAGAAGGCAAAGGTGGCCACCAGCACGATGATAATACTCAGCAGTCgcttcctcttcctcagctcctcGCCGCGCTCCTTCCGGAAGTGGTCGGCGATGGTGCGGGCGATGAAGAAGTAGCAGGTCAGCATGACGACAAAGGGGACCACGAAGCCCAGCATGGTGGAGGAcaggcccagccccacctcccatgCCCCCTCAGTCCCATTGGCCACCACGCCTGAGTAGTCCATATAGCATGTCACCTTGGTTTCTCCCAATAGCACCGCTGCCTGCCGGAGGATCATGGCTGGCAAGGCCAAAATGGCCGCCAAGGTCCAGAGGACAATGGTGACCACCAGCCCGCTGGCCCTCCACCTCAGCTTGGCATTAGCCATGGGCCGCACGATGGCCAAGTAGCGATCAATGCTGAGGCCCATCAGGCAGAAGACGCTGGCGTGCATGTTGACAAAGATCAGGTAGCTGCTGAGCTTACATGTGAAGGAGCCGAAAGGCCAATGGTATCCCAGCCAGGCGTAGGCAGCCCAAAGTGGCAGGGTCACTACAAAGGTCAGGTCAGCCATGGCCAGGTTGGCAATGAAGGTGTCGGCCGAGCGCCGCTTCTCCTGCCCTCCCCGGAAGATGGTCCACAGCACCAAGCCGTTGCCTATGGTGCCCAGCAGGAAAACCAGCAGATAGATGGTGGGGAGGAGCACCAGGGATGGGCTCCATTCCTCGTACTCACAGTCGCCCGTCAGGTTCTCGCCATAGGCTGCCCAGTCCAGCTGCTCCTCCATGCCTCAGGGATCCCAGAAGGATGCTGGGAGAGAGGAGTTTCTTCTGGTCCCGAAGGTCTTTCAGACTCTGCGGCTCTGCTGGGATCTGGGTCTACGGGGCAAATGTTCTAAGTCCCCCTGACTTCCCAGCCACGTCCTTGCTGTTGGCGCTGGGGAGATAGCCTAAACCCTAATCTTCACTCAGCTCATTTCTCTTCGCCTTCCTTCCTTAAGCCTCAGACAGATGTGGCCAGAgccctccctgctctctctctctgtctcacacacaggcAGCTGTTCCTTCCTCCTGCCCGTCAGTCCCTCAGCCTTGTGTCTAATTAGAATCGTTAAGTTACAGCtccttcccccttcttcccacccccacctccacccctcccctccgccTCTCACTCAGCATCCTCAAAGCCAGCAGACGAATTCGCTCCTGAGGTGCTGGGCAGAGCAGCTCGGGCTGCTCTTTGAATCCACGAGCCCATGCTGCCTGCCTCTCTCTGTCCCCACCTCCCGGGTCCCCAGATCCAGAGCTGGAATGTGGACTAAAGCCagccggagctgctggggggcagcGAGGGGGTGGGTCAGTGTGAAATTTCACAGATGCATTTAGCAACCCCACTAAAGTGATCGGCCCTGTCTGTCTGTCGGTCCCTCTGCTGGTTCCAGCATTCACTTACAAGAGTTTTACTTTACCAGCATGGCAAGGGAAGTTGCCAAAGCAAATATCAGCCCCCTTTGGTCCCAAAGACTGCAGAACCAAAGACTTGGCTGCAACACAGTGGCCCTTGATCCCTCCAAATAAACCAGGGGGTCCCCGTTCTAACTCAAAACACACCATTTGCTTTTGCAGTGCACAGAGGAACAAACCATGTATGTGCCATGCTCCTGAACATGCAAAGAGCAtggctgcagcccagcccagggacaTGATTCAAACGTGGCCTGCCCCAGGGGAGAGCAGTGCCCCGGTCCACAATGCAAGAGCAGACGGAGTTCTACCCACGTGCTCCTGTGTTGTAACTGGCTCTCCGAGCCTGGGAAAATCTACAACGGAGGTGGGCTAGTTAGGCGCGTCTGCACTAGGGTTTGAGCCCATGCATGTTACAAAACACATAGGCCTTGTCTAGAGCAGCAAATCATGCCCCGTGAGATTAGAGCATTAGCACGGGTCTGTGTGTAACTGGTACACTAGTGAATGACCACCGCACTTCACCTGGCTTTAGCCCCCTGACTGCATGCAACAGCACAGTACATAGGAAATAGTACATTACTGGAGTTGTGTTCCACATTCTAGTGCCCATGCTTTGAGATGGATATTGAATAACCGGCAAGGGGGGGCCCTATGTTATTTTAACACTTTAGTTAATGAGCTGGAAGGAAAGATAAAATCGTCACTGATAAAAGTTGCAGATGACACCACACGTGGGGGAggggtaaataacgaagaggacagatcactgatacagagagCTCTGGATCATTTGGTGAATTGggcataagcaaacaatatggctaaatgtaaatgaaatggaaatacatacacctaggaacaaggaatggAGGCCAcccttacaggatgggggactctaccctgggactctgaaaaagatttgggggtcgcggtggacaatcagctgagctcagggccggctctggcgtttttgccgccctaggcaaaaaagccccccGTCACCTCCCGCCCctccagcgcggcaggggagggcaccgagcccggctgcgggcccgcaatccccgaccggctggagcgctggggggatggcggagagcccggctggggctctccgctctccccggtggccagagagcccctggcggccagagcgctgggagcagggcggagagcccccggcggccagagccctggggggagggcggcaagcccgccgcggctctccactctccccgaccggccggagcgccagggggagggcggtgagcccagttgcggccccgctctcgggcccaAGCGccccaccgcgccgcccccctccaggcaccgccccaagcacatgcttggtgggctggtgcctggagccggccctggctgagctcccagtgtgacactgtggccagaAGGGCTAATGCGGAcattggatgcataaacaggggagccTTGAGTAGGAGTCAagaggctattttacctctgtattggactttggtgcgaccactgctggataTACTGTCCAGTTCTAttgtcaacaattcaagaaggatgttgatacattggagagggctcagagaagagcc harbors:
- the APLNR gene encoding apelin receptor encodes the protein MEEQLDWAAYGENLTGDCEYEEWSPSLVLLPTIYLLVFLLGTIGNGLVLWTIFRGGQEKRRSADTFIANLAMADLTFVVTLPLWAAYAWLGYHWPFGSFTCKLSSYLIFVNMHASVFCLMGLSIDRYLAIVRPMANAKLRWRASGLVVTIVLWTLAAILALPAMILRQAAVLLGETKVTCYMDYSGVVANGTEGAWEVGLGLSSTMLGFVVPFVVMLTCYFFIARTIADHFRKERGEELRKRKRLLSIIIVLVATFAFCWLPYHLVKTIYVLMDLEVMPWSCGFHAFLNNLHPYCTCVAYINSCLNPFLYAFFDPRFRQACAAVLCCSRGRWPGSSKDKSASYSSSHSQNLQGKGGELPQEKLGPGRQETLLRG